In Littorina saxatilis isolate snail1 linkage group LG8, US_GU_Lsax_2.0, whole genome shotgun sequence, a single genomic region encodes these proteins:
- the LOC138974007 gene encoding myb-like protein X: MNVLIPFCVMIACFLPVQSLNLNECQDGQMDIVHGTQTNITCTGLFRQYSYNWSITTPATGAEITIGTCLPGLLLSLFGTRVCGVYDSNYSIIQMPTTATDVSTVSFVSNEADHHNTTIRCSRSDNVSSVTCRINIIEVYRLSSCFVVENAQTPIKCSYREPSHGMYWSVKYPDGTVTMVADCAPCGNDTCPDCDVKNTDFRVTRDGKSSNLRMVNGSDVDKDGAWLQCSRSDNVTDDDCTIKVFYYKLPQCEDGQLDVSEVEPWTTVRCEGLRQLQNMNWTITDHTGNVSQIAFCDSKKNCTTNSSDVTVSRNNTVSQLTFAGHVRGKDNLNLTCVNMNNFTMDSCRIRTFYPAETNNATVRVDSNFTVTGRVYIDKVYASDNITCQWFHTVDNMTGDQLFSNLSLSTFTDTDGLEYQRGHCDMTLPVNSSEITHYFGVLIQPSNKSHQVDGVVTIEKPGPTLTTTCPDYVSEGSDLTCECSHPTAQHGNPPATISWRDVNDTAGLHIRNVSRNMNGSEYTCSSVWGEGRPEEVRSSDYTMLVAYGPNNVTVSAPGDGNDDLQNVTLTCTYDVAYPSVNFTWSVACVAFTLTSESSTCTIDKGMIDVREVACTAFNTEFPELSATRSHTFSSEDVAGPTFPLVGVVVGVVAAVLVVIIIVVVIIVAKRRDRYVDEEKGSQQNKSKDQVHSSEFEEHTNADNVDAVTSLQVLTVRHDQLQGSSKDATRQGQSTEMTHLNKDAKEATIKEKEAKLKMLEMEKQTARENEERNREEKKKKAREQEERKRQQAEEKEARKKQEAQDKEDKKREKAKEKEDKMAEKVREEEEQKREKEREEDAKKKEKEREEEENKKEKAKEEEAKREEKAREEEARRAEKARKEEEDKEKNEAKKKEKEREEEEKREKEKAREEEENRKEEEKRKAKAREDEEKEKKAREEEAKNRQRAAEKDAKQKQEALEKEERKAKTIEDEKRTDNGIPMATQEANAMKEDREGKPHMTTDKPEEKEKKPTETPEEREARKQRKLKKLLEKIMQKIMQVFMDKQGHTTTDTETIKTYEKNREREARKRHKAEEREARRKERLANKKETIEAQEEKEARREARKQQKVQEKEARRKERLARKEDEKTETEEEKEARRQARRVKKEARKVREQDKKAREETRKARKQDRKARDQDEKAREHDQKPKDPALKKDQHQDLTNTAKGVLQAGLGGDVGSEKTARPAETDEFEEHINELYESADDLDRPENSSKTQTTKSKSGAPGLAPDDEFEEHINDFYQSADDLDVPEKSSKMNSPKSTSTPPDDEFEEHINDMYESADDLDNLGNPTKSRQSQQKVEQLADGKYAVDGSIYHELESEEDTSETVTDTDYESIGYDSDIYDSIGELDTTDDSSSDSYADSLDEEIYDYIDDIYESIDDVFDVNSSDITPDTKPRAQDGSDLPLFLKEKLASPGTDALLAELKAVLQRAQKEGVAIPRKEPRPKEKAPPSQAQKEDMKSPCSNGAIQGTPAPSLKGVPNRLDLSGDGCISVKAAKAFLDAQVHMYSQDEWAKKKGKPQEKEWHTEKDPTEKPLKETASGTDKPQDKESRTAEKTDKQAMKVPQSIRQKEDTTKGSVLKKTPPTVPQKPKGGNWKLNGEAQPDAPDEVYTDCLSQSKKVDALTALVGKPTASVANKEVITQEPNAQHKPRRSDLYVSVAPLKPKPKAMTKSAKTGDDNTNGRAAGSKTQEVTKTAEADDMYSELGSTRRRNQEADPIYNHLNQ, encoded by the exons TCCAATCACTCAATTTAAATGAATGCCAGGACGGTCAGATGGACATAGTGCATGGCACGCAGACAAACATCACGTGCACTGGACTTTTTCGCCAATACAGTTACAACTGGTCCATCACCACGCCCGCCACTGGAGCAGAGATTACGATAGGGACATGTTTGCCGGGGCTGCTTTTGAGTTTGTTTGGTACACGCGTGTGTGGTGTTTATGATTCCAACTACAGCATCATACAAATGCCTACAACTGCAACAGATGTGTCCACTGTATCGTTTGTTTCAAACGAAGCAGATCACCACAACACCACCATAAGGTGCTCCAGGTCTGACAATGTGTCAAGTGTCACCTGCCGCATAAACATAATCGAAG TGTACAGGCTTTCTAGCTGTTTCGTGGTGGAGAATGCCCAGACCCCAATCAAATGCTCATACAGGGAGCCGTCACACGGCATGTACTGGAGCGTCAAATACCCCGATGGAACAGTCACCATGGTGGCGGACTGTGCACCCTGTGGTAACGACACGTGTCCTGACTGCGACGTGAAGAACACTGACTTCAGGGTGACGAGGGATGGAAAGTCCAGCAATCTGCGGATGGTGAACGGAAGTGATGTAGACAAAGATGGCGCTTGGCTCCAGTGTTCCAGAAGCGACAATGTCACGGACGATGATTGCACAATAAAGGTCTTTT ACTACAAGTTACCACAGTGTGAAGACGGACAGCTGGACGTGTCCGAAGTCGAGCCATGGACAACGGTCAGATGTGAGGGTCTGAGACAACTACAGAACATGAACTGGACAATCACAGACCACACTGGTAATGTGTCACAGATAGCGTTCTGTGATTCAAAGAAAAACTGCACTACAAACAGCAGTGACGTCACAGTGTCCAGAAACAACACGGTCAGCCAACTGACCTTTGCGGGCCACGTGAGGGGGAAGGACAACCTGAACCTGACCTGTGTCAATATGAATAATTTTACTATGGACTCTTGTCGGATCCGGACGTTTT ATCCAGCGGAGACAAACAACGCCACTGTCCGTGTTGACAGCAACTTCACGGTTACGGGACGTGTCTACATTGACAAGGTGTATGCTTCTGACAACATCACATGTCAGTGGTTTCACACGGTGGACAACATG ACAGGTGACCAGCTTTTTTCAAATCTCAGCCTGTCGACATTCACAGACACGGACGGACTGGAGTACCAGCGAGGTCACTGTGACATGACGCTGCCAGTAAACAGCTCGGAGATCACTCACTACTTTGGCGTGTTGATACAACCCAGCAACAAATCTCATCAGGTCGATGGTGTTGTTACCATTG AGAAGCCCGGACCAACCCTGACCACAACGTGTCCGGACTACGTGTCAGAAGGCAGCGACCTGACCTGTGAGTGCAGCCATCCTACAGCACAGCACGGCAACCCGCCCGCCACCATCTCCTGGCGTGATGTTAATGACACTGCTGGTCTGCACATCCGCAATGTTTCTAGAAACATGAACGGGTCTGAATATACATGTTCTTCAGTTTGGGGCGAGGGGCGTCCAGAAGAAGTTCGTTCTTCCGACTACACTATGCTTGTGGCGT ACGGTCCCAACAATGTGACAGTGTCTGCTCCTGGCGACGGCAATGATGACCTTCAAAACGTGACCTTGACCTGCACGTATGATGTGGCCTATCCTTCGGTCAACTTTACCTGGAGTGTTGCTTGTGTGGCCTTCACCTTGACCTCTGAAAGCAGCACGTGCACTATTGACAAAGGAATGATTGACGTGCGAGAAGTGGCGTGCACGGCTTTCAATACTGAATTCCCAGAGTTGTCCGCCACAAGATCACACACGTTTTCGTCTG AAGACGTAGCTGGCCCAACTTTTCCCTTGGTAGGTGTGGTGGTGGGCGTTGTTGCTGCTGTACTTGTGGtcatcattatcgtcgtcgtcattatcGTCGCTAAACGTAGAG ATCGTTATGTGGACGAGGAAAAAGGGTCACAGCAGAACAAATCCAAAGATCAAGTTCACTCTTCTG AATTTGAAGAACACACCAACGCTGACAATGTGGACGCCGTAACCTCTCTCCAGGTGCTGACTGTACGCCACGATCAACTTCAAGGCTCCAGCAAAGACGCAACCAGACAAGGACAGAGCACAGAAATGACACATCTCAACAAAGACGCCAAGGAAGCCACGatcaaagagaaagaagcaaagctGAAGATGTTGGAAATGGAAAAGCAAACAGCTCGAGAGAACGAAGAACGGAAcagagaagaaaagaagaagaaagccagagagcaagaagaaaggaaaagacAACAGGCGGAAGAAAAAGAGGCGAGGAAGAAACAAGAAGCGCAAGACAAGGAGgacaagaagagagagaaggccAAAGAAAAGGAAGACAAGATGGCGGAGAAGGTTAGAGAGGAAGAGGAACAgaaaagggagaaagaaagagaagaagacgcaaagaagaaagagaaagaaagagaggaagaggaaaATAAAAAGGAGAAAGCTAAAGAGGAAGAAGCTAAAAGGGAAGAGAAAGCTAGAGAAGAAGAAGCACGTAGGGCAGAAAAGGCtagaaaggaagaagaagacaaagagaaGAATGaagcaaagaagaaagagaaagaaagagaggaagaagaaaaacgGGAAAAGGAGAAAGctagagaagaagaagagaacaggaaggaggaagaaaaaagaaaggccAAAGCCAGAGAAGACgaagaaaaggagaaaaaggCCAGAGAAGAGGAAGCAAAGAACAGACAAAGGGCTGCAGAAAAAGATGCCAAGCAGAAACAAGAAGCtctggaaaaagaagaaaggaaggctAAAACTATAGAGGATGAAAAGCGAACCGACAACGGCATTCCCATGGCAACACAAGAAGCAAACGCAATGAAGGAGGACAGAGAAGGTAAGCCACACATGACTACAGACAAgcctgaagaaaaagaaaagaaacctaCGGAAACCCCAGAAGAAAGAGAAGCGCGGAAGCAAAGAAAACTCAAGAAATTGTTGGAAAAGATCATGCAAAAGATCATGCAAGTTTTCATGGACAAACAAGGACATACcaccacagacacagaaacaataaAGACGTACGAAAAAAACCGAGAAAGGGAGGCTAGAAAGCGACACAAAGCTGaagagagagaagcaagaaggaAGGAGAGACTTGCTAACAAGAAGGAAACGATAGAGGCACAGGAGGAGAAAGAAGCAAGGAGAGAGGCCAGGAAACAACAAAAAGTTCAAGAGAAAGAAGCGAGAAGAAAGGAACGACTTGCTAGAAAGGAGGACGAGAAGACggagacagaagaagaaaaagaagcaagaAGACAGGCAAGACGTGTGAAGAAAGAAGCCAGGAAAGTCAGAGAACAAGACAAGAAAGCGAGGGAAGAAACAAGGAAAGCAAGGAAACAGGACAGGAAAGCGAGGGACCAGGACGAAAAAGCCAGGGAGCATGACCAGAAACCAAAAGACCCGGCTTTGAAGAAGGACCAACATCAAGATCTGACCAACACTGCCAAAGGAGTGCTACAAGCAG GGCTTGGAGGTGACGTTGGATCAGAGAAGACAGCAAGGCCAGCTGAGACTGACG AATTTGAAGAACACATCAACGAGCTCTATGAAAGTGCAGACGATTTGGATCGTCCTGAAAACTCATCGAAGACACAAACCACAAAAAGCAAATCCGGAGCCCCGGGGTTAGCGCCGGATGATG AGTTTGAAGAACACATCAACGACTTCTATCAGAGTGCAGACGACCTGGACGTACCTGAAAAATCCTCAAAAATGAATTCTCCAAAGAGCACAAGCACACCGCCGGATGACG AATTCGAAGAGCACATCAATGATAtgtacgaaagtgcagatgacTTGGACAACCTCGGTAACCCCACAAAGAGCCGTCAGTCCCAGCAAAAGGTGGAACAACTGGCTGATG GCAAGTATGCAGTGGATGGAAGCATTTATCACGAGCTTGAAAGTGAAGAAGACACGTCTGAAACTGTAACAGACACTGATTATG AGAGCATTGGTTATGACAGCGACATCTACGACAGCATCGGCGAACTTGACACCACGGACGATTCCTCGTCTGACAGTTACGCAGACTCGCTTGATGAGG AAATCTACGATTACATCGATGATATCTACGAAAGTATAGATGACGTATTTGACGTCAACAGCAGTGACATCACGCCGGACACCAAGCCACGAGCCCAAGACGGCTCAGACCTGCCCCTCTTTCTGAAAGAAAAGCTAGCAAGCCCCGGAACAGACGCGCTGCTAGCCGAGTTAAAGGCAGTATTACAGCGTGCGCAGAAAGAAGGCGTGGCTATCCCCAGAAAAGAACCACGCCCCAAGGAGAAAGCCCCGCCGTCCCAGGCTCAAAAGGAAGATATGAAATCGCCGTGCTCTAATGGCGCCATTCAAGGGACACCAGCACCGTCTCTGAAAGGAGTCCCGAACAGACTTGACCTAAGTGGCGATGGATGTATTAGCGTCAAGGCCGCGAAAGCTTTTCTCGACGCACAAGTCCACATGTACTCGCAAGATGAATGGGCGAAGAAGAAAGGAAAGCCCCAAGAAAAGGAATGGCATACTGAGAAAGATCCCACAGAGAAACCTCTCAAAGAGACAGCATCAGGGACAGACAAGCCACAGGACAAAGAGTCCCGTACAGCAGAGAAGACAGATAAGCAAGCTATGAAAGTCCCGCAATCCATCAGACAGAAGGAAGACACGACGAAGGGTTCAGTGTTGAAAAAGACGCCCCCAACCGTCCCCCAGAAGCCCAAGGGAGGGAACTGGAAGCTGAACGGAGAAGCACAGCCTGATG CCCCAGACGAAGTGTACACAGACTGTCTTTCCCAGTCGAAGAAGGTGGACGCGCTGACTGCACTCGTGGGCAAACCAACGGCCTCTGTGGCTaacaag gAAGTCATCACCCAAGAACCAAACGCCCAACACAAACCACGCAGATCTGACCTCTACGTCAGCGTGGCCCCTctaaaaccaaaaccaaaagcTATGACGAAGTCAGCGAAAACTGGTGACGACAACACGAATGGCAGGGCTGCCGGGAGTAAAACCCAGGAAGTGACGAAGACTGCAGAAGCTGATGACATGTACAGCGAACTGGGATCTACTCGTCGTAGAAATCAGGAGGCTGACCCCATCTACAATCATCTCAATCAGTAG